One window from the genome of Desulforamulus ruminis DSM 2154 encodes:
- a CDS encoding demethylmenaquinone methyltransferase yields MQQYSGKNKEEFVHGVFSTIAHRYDLLNTTLSFNRDKYWRRFAVAQGGLQPGGSALDVCCGTGMLSIELAKKLGDNGRVVGLDFCENMLAKAVENVAKTPYKNRIEFVQGNAMELPFADNTFDCATIGLALRNVPDIEGCIAEMRRVVKPGGKVISLELAKPSAPVFKQLYYLYFERLVPLLGKMGVGQDGPYQWLPDSLKQFPHQSVIRDIFSRTGLKNAFYHELTGGIVAVHVGTK; encoded by the coding sequence TTGCAGCAATATAGCGGAAAAAATAAAGAAGAATTTGTTCACGGCGTTTTTTCTACCATTGCCCATCGTTATGATTTGTTAAATACCACCTTATCCTTTAACCGGGACAAGTACTGGAGACGGTTTGCGGTGGCCCAAGGGGGACTGCAGCCCGGAGGATCCGCCCTGGATGTCTGTTGCGGCACCGGTATGTTAAGTATTGAACTGGCTAAAAAGCTGGGCGACAACGGCAGGGTAGTGGGCCTGGATTTTTGTGAAAATATGCTGGCCAAAGCCGTTGAGAACGTAGCGAAAACCCCGTATAAAAACCGCATTGAGTTTGTTCAGGGAAATGCCATGGAACTGCCCTTTGCGGATAATACCTTCGATTGTGCCACCATCGGCTTGGCCTTAAGGAATGTGCCCGATATAGAAGGGTGCATTGCCGAGATGAGGCGGGTGGTAAAGCCGGGCGGGAAAGTCATTTCTCTGGAATTGGCCAAGCCCAGTGCACCGGTGTTTAAGCAATTGTATTACCTCTACTTTGAACGGCTGGTGCCTCTCCTGGGCAAAATGGGTGTGGGCCAGGACGGACCTTACCAATGGCTGCCCGATTCTTTAAAACAGTTTCCTCACCAGTCGGTGATTCGCGATATCTTCAGCCGAACGGGGTTAAAAAATGCTTTTTACCATGAACTGACCGGTGGCATTGTGGCCGTTCATGTGGGGACCAAATGA